Genomic DNA from Fusarium keratoplasticum isolate Fu6.1 chromosome 2, whole genome shotgun sequence:
TTGGGCCCAAACTGCTTCTTTGGCAGGATGCCGACCATTGAGAGTAACCGCCATGCCGTGTCGGTGGGCTGTGCACCAACACCAATCCAGTACCTCGCACGCTGTGTGTCGAGCTTGATATCCTTGTGAAGCTTTCCGGAGTTGTCATACGGATCGGGTTTGGGGATCGGGTCGTACGTGCCGATAACCTCGAGCGGGCGGGAGTTGCGCGCCGTCCTGCAGTCTCGTTAGTTGGAACGAATTGGTGGGGGCGGATTGAGAGCGGTGTACCGGGCGtgggcgatgacgatgttgtAGAATGGCTGGTTTCGGCGCCCGAAGCGGGCGAGGCGGATCTTGACAACCATGGCGGCAATGGGCGAGGGGAATTGACGACCACGACCGAGATAGAACGGCTGAAGCTGGTATCGTGATGGTGGACAATTTCGAACCCCGGAGCCCCGGAGCTTGGTTTTGCCGCTCCAGCCAATCAGAGGTGAGGCCGAGTCCGGGGTTCGGTGTTCTTGCCCGACAGGCTCGTCGCTGAAAGCACAGCGCTGATGTGATGTCAGTCCCCTGAACTTTCCGACCTTCCGCCATTGACGACATTCCAAGTCACCTTACTTTTGCATCATCTGAACGATTGGCGTTTTTGCTACTGCTGAGGCTATCGCGAAATATTATAGTTTATTGCAAGAGCTGAGAGATTCAAAGACATTATGGCGATCAAGGTAGGCTACGGGACATCGTTCTTGGAGCTTGTGTACTGACTTGCTTAGACCCTCGGAGCcaaagctgctgctgctctcgaCCAGGAGCTCATGAGCACCGGTGCATTTTCGATCGACCAGCTGATGGAGCTGGCTGGTCTCGCCGTCTCGCAGGCTGGTGGGTGACTGTCCTCAAGCATGAGGCTCTGAGTGCAAGAGCTCACAGTCAACGAGTTCCAGACACTAATTCTACTAGTTTACCGCCTTCAACCTCTCGAAAGTGGTCGTAGGATCCTTGTTGCATGCGGTCCCGGAAACAACGGTGCGTTCCGCTACTAGTCGTTCAAGATGACTTACTGACAACTTCAAGGCGGCGATGGACTGGTAGCTGCTCGCCATCTCCGCCACTATGGCTACAATCCGACCGTCTTCTACCCCAAACGGAGCAAGAATGATCTTTACCAGGTGAGTGATTCTCTCCCATTTACACCTTGATTCACCACGTGCCGGTTGTACGGTGTTGTTGCAGTCCCgggttggcttggcttccGGATGGTCCAGTGGATGTATTGTTTCTAGGGATCTCTTATGGTGTGCATCCTGTCAGTCCTGCAAGGATCGATGGGTGGAAGCAATTGTCGTCTCAGATCTTCCGAGAGTTGCAGTCCTGTCCCTCACACATAGCCAACTCAACACCCACATCCACCACGCATAATGGCCGCTTATCGTTTGCGTAGCGGCTTGCAAAACAGCTCGAAGACCTCGACGTCCCCTTCGTGGATGACTTTTCGTCAGCCGTAAGCTCGACGGATCACATTGTCGACGCCATCTTCGGTTCGTGCTCGTACTCGTCCTCCAACAGCGATTGCTTCTAACCGTTCACCCAGGCTTTAGCTTTTCGGGCGAAGTCCGAGAACCATTCCCCGCGGTAATCCAGGCTCTTCAGGAAACCAAGTTGCCGGTCACGTCGGTTGATGCTCCCTCGTCATGGGATATCGAGAATGGCCCTCCCGAGTCTGGGCTCGGCAGCTCCTTTATGCCTACGGCACTTGTTAGTCTGACAGCGCCGAAGCCGCTAGTGAAGCACTTCAGGGGACGGCACTTCATTGGCGGACGGTACGTACCCGTGCAATAGCGTTGTCAGGTGGCAATTAACTCTCGGTCCAGATTCGTGACTCCTGCCATTGCAAGCAAGTATGGCTTTGAGGTTCCCGAGTACAAAGGCATCGATcaagttgtcgaggttgagacGACTGGGCAGAAACTCTAAAAAGGATGTCGGATCGCCGGCGAGTCGAGGTTTTGGGGTCGGCCGGCAACTCCCTCCTGTCCTTCTCCCGAGGCAATATCATATTACATGACCCGGCAGCCTCCTCTCAGACTGTTCGGACAGACTGGGCTTGGACACTGCCCGTCACGCATGTCATTTcccaggagcagcagacCTAGCGGGCAGACCAACATGGGTGGATGAAATGCGTGACAGAACTCAACATAGACGAGATACTCTTTCCCGCAGACTTGGCATGCAGCCGAATGCTGCGTGCACATTTATCGTGAGCTCGAGCTTGGTTGTTCAGATTCTGATACTGGATAGGCGATGATAGGAGTCGACAGATGCGAGAATGGGGGGGACCTGCACCAACGACATGGACAATGACGCAGAAAAGGGGCGCCGcggagagaaaaagagaccAGGAGACGAGTTGACAATAAGCAACAAAGACGAAAAGAAGCTTGACAATGATATCGTTGATCAGAGGCCGTGGCCTATTGGGCTGGGGCGAGACGACTGTGTCTCGAGGACGACCGGATAGGGCTGATATAAAGGGTGTGGCGTCGGATGGGCTTCTGGAGTCTGTATGGCGCAGAGGGGACAGAAGGTTGCCACCGCGGCCCAGCGTGTCCAGGGGTGGCTCCAGGGGCCACAGCACAGTGTCCCAGCCGGAGCTTAAAGGTGAAGAAGCGAGTCTCCGTCGGTCGGTCGTCTCAACCACAGGCGACGTTACCTGGCGGGCTCGTGGCGAAAGAGGGACATGGTGACGAGCGGATCAGATGGCGCCGCACTGACGGAGACGGAGCAGGAACAGGCAGAAACAAGAGCATGCGACGACGAGCCATTTTGAGAGAAGCGATATTAAAATCGTGTGCGTCCACCGAGGAGCGTCTGCTGGTGAAAACACACACTTGTCTGATCCAATTCGGGGCAGGGAGTCCAGGAGCCGGAGCATTTGCTCCTTGACCCGCCTGATAGGCGGGGGCGGCAATGCGGCGCTTACAAAAGGAAGCTCGCGCAAACGGGGTCCGCTTTTCCCTTCTCCAAGCTTACCGTAGACTGAGGCTTCGCTATCGACCGTGTCAATTGTTTCAACGGCCTCTCTGGAGACGGTCACTTATCTGCCGGCCGATCGGCGCTGCTGGAGCCAGCTGGAATcgccctgccctgtcctggCCCTGGAGAGGTTGTCTGTCCGTTAGCCTTGACCCCCCGCGGCGCACGACACCCTGGGAGGGGCGTCTTGTCTCCGCCACGCTTGCGCCATCGATTCGCTAGTGGTTTGGGCGAGGTTCCAGAGGTTCCAGAGGGCCAAGAGGCAGACAAAGAGGTGCATGCAGGCCCTCCGTATTGGCATACATCCGCGGGTTGGTTGATCCTCGCTGTCGGTACTCCGTACGGGAACCTCGGACGGCGCCGTTAACTAGCGCCGTGTACGCAACGTACGTCCGTTGCACGCCCGCCCACCAGGGCCCAACTCAGCTGCTCACCTTATATCACGGGCCGTTGCGATAACCATTCCCGCTGGACGAGGTCAATGCCAAGCATCTCGGGCGCTACCACGGTCAGGGTCCTGAGGGTAGTCCGGGATCCTGGGATCCACGATCGCGGATGGACGATGCGATGCCTGTGCTTGCTGCCTCCCAACCGCAGACACCATGACCGGAGCGACGGGCTCTCGTCTAGGGATTTAGAcgcgccatcaccaacaggTACAGTAGATTGCGGATCAGGGCGCCACAGGCCCAGTCGGGTGCACGTATCGCGGCACCCCCGGCAGTCAAGCCTTTAAAGCTCCGGCTCCCTCTGATTGAATCATGGTTCGAAGCATGCGTGCGGATTCCCAGGCGGTCCCTAACCACTGACAGGCTGTCGCGTGAAGCACCCCGGAACATGGTTCAACTATGCATGCGGAGCCTCGGCTGGGGAGGCTAAGCAGAACGGTCCAGACCGTTGAGCTACCAGCTTATTCCTCGATCAC
This window encodes:
- a CDS encoding NAD(P)H-hydrate epimerase, which encodes MAIKTLGAKAAAALDQELMSTGAFSIDQLMELAGLAVSQAVNEFQTLILLVYRLQPLESGRRILVACGPGNNGGDGLVAARHLRHYGYNPTVFYPKRSKNDLYQRLAKQLEDLDVPFVDDFSSAVSSTDHIVDAIFGFSFSGEVREPFPAVIQALQETKLPVTSVDAPSSWDIENGPPESGLGSSFMPTALVSLTAPKPLVKHFRGRHFIGGRFVTPAIASKYGFEVPEYKGIDQVVEVETTGQKL